The DNA sequence CCAAAATGCTTCAGGGAAATGAGGAAAAAGCCACAAAGCCAATTACTAATCTGTACAGAACATGATATGCAGCAACCTCTTTACAGGTAACATACTAAGTTTCATTCTGCTTGACTATCAACATAACTAATTCATTGCTCAACTAAactttcaaaataaaaattccaaGTTAATAAACGTGCAGATTTCATCTTTCATGGAATACTTATGACTGCTAATTAACCACAAATAAACCATAAGGGATGAAAAGAAAGTTTAtaccttaaaaaaaaagatttacaAATGAAAAAGTTCAAGTACAAATTGAGCCAATTCGTGCGATTACTATATTTGATTTTGCTTTCCAATTGTCTAGCTTCAGTTACTAACCctaatgcaaatttttttttcttttcttttttctctttttgcagATTCATAGTAACTGCATTGATAACTGATGAAACTGATGAGGCATCAGCTATCATAAAAGGGAAACAAGGGGAGGAACTATTTGGTACGACATGTGAGGACCTCATCCTCAACAAAAATCATGACAATCCAAATATACTACCACAAGAAATTCTCCGAATAGAGGGCCAAATCAAACTGCTGGAACTTGAAATAGGCACTGCACAAAATGTTATTGTCAAGGGAATACATGAAGATATTCGTGGACTAAATCCAACTCAGAGAATTCAGCCCTCTAGCTCAACAGCCGACAACATCCAGCCTTCAAGCTCAACACCCGACAAAgttgaaacaacaaaaaaaaggaacaatCAATCGTCTGAGTCTGACAAACAACTTTTCAAAACATATCcaaccaaaaatctcaaaatgtAAGCACAATTACTTTCACATGTAATGTTTACACTAATCACAAAATTTAACATATACAACAATAATGTTACTTTCATTTGCTGCAGGAATGACATCCTCACAGATTCACTTGAAGACTCATTTCGAGACTCATCTGAAGACCTGATGTAAATAGCTACCCGTCTTCACATGTCTGAAGACCTAATGTAAATAGCTATCCATCTTCACATGTTTTGGCCAAGCCTAACCATTTTTGGCACAATGTACATAAACAACTACTTGGTTAGCATGcatatttttggaaatctgGCTAAATACCAGATTTAAAATCTGGAAAAGGCATCAGATTTTTGGTTAGCATTAGTAGCCTTTAACATCTACCTATAATGTAGTTTCAATGTAATATATCTATAATATAAAACAATGTGTTTCAATGTTATATGTCTATATATCTAGAACGTAATTTTGATGTAAAATTTAACCATATCAATAGTATACCCGCAGCACCGCGCGGGCCTTCTACCTAGTTAATAATAAAACTTATAGATAATGGTAGCTATTATCTATGACATTTTCTGTAAAAATAGAATATTGGACTAAATTAGTTAATTCAAATCTTAAGAAGACTCTCTAAATTTGGTTATTATTGTGGATTTGCACCCCATATTGGCAATTACGAAAATTGACACTATTTACTTGGCATAAAATGTCAATTTGCTCTATCGATCTCCATCAAATCAAACatttcaaaagaagaaaaaagagttaaattCTAAACCCTAGATGCCCACATGAATCAAAATGTTGCTCTCACAATTCAAAATGCAAAAGTCATCTAGATTCAAAAGAGAGATAGTGCGAaaatcatctcatcatttcttACAGAGATAAGCTTAAACAACTTAATTAGTTGGGGAACGAGGGTACTCAAATCCTATTGCACAAGCTCAGCTAAGGAGGAGAGTCATTCCATGCTTTCGTTTGACAGGTCACTGAGCTAGCAGTCCTCTTGCACAGACTCATACTAAAGAGGAACATCGTTCCATGCTTTCGTTTGCTAGCAATGGGCTGACGTGATTTATTTTCGATATTTCATCAAAATAGATACGTTCTTTTTTAGGCCCATCAACTAATCTGTGTTGAGGTATTGTTAAAACGCTTCCTCTCCTTGACACTAAGAATATATTGAGATTTAAATTCCAATCAACTTTGGCGGGATTTGGACTCGGGTGTGAGGGTTTCACACTTAGAGCCTCTTATAAGTATCTAACAAATAGATATTTTTAACCAGGGGAGTCCTTTTAATGAGAATCAttaaaatgaggactagttggTGACTTTTGTGTGAGACctacttttcgattacattttcACAAATCAACCGTTcgatgtttagatatttatgtgcAAATTATTTACGCaatttttga is a window from the Rosa chinensis cultivar Old Blush chromosome 2, RchiOBHm-V2, whole genome shotgun sequence genome containing:
- the LOC112190983 gene encoding uncharacterized protein LOC112190983; this encodes MRKKPQSQLLICTEHDMQQPLYRFIVTALITDETDEASAIIKGKQGEELFGTTCEDLILNKNHDNPNILPQEILRIEGQIKLLELEIGTAQNVIVKGIHEDIRGLNPTQRIQPSSSTADNIQPSSSTPDKVETTKKRNNQSSESDKQLFKTYPTKNLKMNDILTDSLEDSFRDSSEDLM